The following are encoded in a window of Glandiceps talaboti chromosome 5, keGlaTala1.1, whole genome shotgun sequence genomic DNA:
- the LOC144435803 gene encoding uncharacterized protein C16orf52 homolog A-like: protein MDKLTLISGFLFFAADVFAIASLANPEWIITDAGEVRIGLTWQCQTIYGRSPVCTGPQLSPEWMTTLLFILMGIICLTVTWILLIASHWKPVVLKYARWIAFVGMVLFCLAALIFPIGFYMDEIGGQPYKLPSNVQVGSSYVLFVMSIFFTIISELFAGKVCLPMI from the exons ATGGATAAATTAACATTAATATCAGGATTTCTCTTCTTTGCTGCCGATGTGTTTGCGATTGCAAGTCTTGCCAACCCTGAGTGGATTATTACAGATGCAG GGGAGGTGCGTATTGGTCTAACTTGGCAATGCCAAACCATCTATGGACGTTCCCCAGTGTGTACAGGACCACAACTTTCACCAGAGTGGATGACtacattgttatttattttaatggGAATCATATGTTTGACAGTGACGTGGATATTGCTTATAGCATCACATTGGAAACCTGTTGTTTTAAAATATGCTAGGTGGATAGCATTTGTTGGAA TGGTGCTGTTCTGTCTGGCAGCCTTGATCTTCCCCATTGGTTTTTACATGGATGAGATTGGTGGTCAGCCTTACAAGCTTCCAAGCAATGTCCAAGTTGGGTCTTCCTATGTACTTTTTGTCATGTctatattttttacaataataTCAGAACTATTTGCTGGCAAGGTTTGTCTTCCAATGATATGA